Below is a genomic region from Spartinivicinus marinus.
CATGGCATCCTTCGCGTATGGTGCTTCCTTCAGTACTAGGTGTACTTGAACTAAGCTTAGACATTAAGTGTTTGGTTTGCTCATAGAATTCAACGGTTGTTGATTCTTCTCAGGACTGGATTATCTAAGCAGTAACATTGCTTAAGAAGCAAGTAACAGGCTCTTAATTATGGTTGTTGTGGAACAGAGCAAACAGGTCGGTCAAGAAATTTGGCTGAGATCTAATCAGTCGTTAAGCTGGCGCGGTAATTTGCAGGTTTTTGGCGGTCTTGCTGTGTTGAGCCTATTGATTGCCGTAGGTTTTGCCTTAGTGGGGGCCTGGGTAGTCCTACCCTTTGCTGGGATTGAACTTGCGTGTCTGGCTATAGCGCTTTATTACACCGCTTGGCAAGCATCCCGTCAGCAACGTATTTGGCTGACCATTGACCAGATTTGTGTCGAAAAAGGGCGTCGACGCTTAGAGCAGCGCTATGTGTTGCAGCGAGAGTGGACCACGGTGCAGGTATTTAGGTCAGCTCATGGGGGGAGTGTGGGTGAAGTGAGCTTGTGCTATCGAAATCAAATTATTCCTGTAGGAGAATTTTTAAATCAGGCAGACCGAGCCTTGTTGGTTGAACACTTAAAGCAAAATGGACTTTCAATTGAAATTCATCATACCTAAATATACCCAATGCGTAGGGTATTAATATAAATGGTTATTCAGTTACTAACACTATTCTTCCACTTACCAGGCTGTCGGTCACTAAAAGAAAAAAGGAGCCGCTTAGGTGGTCTTAAAGATAAGTTTGGCAGGGTAACTAATGTTGCTATCACTGAATCAGATTTCCATGATTTGCATCAGCAAGCGGAATGGAGTGTTATCATTATGGCAAAAGACCAGTCAACTGTTGACCGAATTATTGCTCAGTTAGAACTGACAATTGATCAGCTGGATGTATTGTTAATTAAAATTACGAGGGAGCGATTATAAAAAATGCTCTGCAGGTTCTTTAATTACAAGATACACACTAGAAGATAATGAAAAATATAAAAGTATCCTTTGTGATTATTCCAGTCATTGTATTACTCATCATCAGTATCGGTTTGGCTGTCTGGGTTGGAGGGAAAAAACGTTGCTTTTATGTAGCTTCTTACCATAAAGGCTATCCTTGGCAGGATGGATTGACGGCTGCTGTTGAGAAAAACTTAGCCGGTTATTGTCGGTTAAAATCATTTTATTTGGATACCATCCGTCAGTCCAGTGAGTTGAATAAGCAGACTATGGCTCATCAGGCGTGGGCTATCATTCAAGATTGGCAGCCTCATATCATTATTGCCAGTGATGACAATGCTTCCAAGTATTTAGTTAAGCCTTATTTGAAAGACAGTCAAACACCTGTAGTATTTTGTGGCGTAAATTTTTCAGCAGAAAAGTATGGCTATCCTTATCCGAATGTGACAGGTATGGTGGAGTTTGAACCCATTCGGCCGATGCTCGTTCAATTAAAAAAAATCAGGCCGTCAATTAAACAGGGGATGATGATCGCAGCCCATCGTATTACTAATGAAAAACTACATAAACACTTAGTAGAGCTAGCGAGCGAATTTGGTGTTACATTCGATATTCGCTGGGTTAATAATTTTCAGCAATTTACAACAGTATTTGCAGACAGCCAGAAATATGATTTTATATATGTACCTAATAATCACGATATAAATAATTGGGATGACTCACTTGCTAGAGAGTTTATTCAAGCAGCTAATATTACTACTATTACCGTATCTACTGCTCGCTGGATGCAACCCTTCGTGATGTTGTCATTTTTTCATCTACCAGAAGAACAGGGACGTTATGCGGCTAATACCGCGCTCAAAATAATGGCAGGAGCCTCCCCTGCAGATATTACCATTGCTACTAATAAAGACTGGCGAGTGGCAACTAATCAAGCGCTACTTGACAAAATACAACTTAAATTACCTGATAACTTTAAGCACTTTATTGAAGTTGAGAAATAAGTGCTAATGGTTATTTGAATAGAGTACCTCTAAAAAAAGCATCAAGATATAACAGTGCTGCATTACAGATAATAAAAAAGGTGCTTAAAAAGCACCTTTTTTATTGAGGGATGTGTGAACTATCGCTGGGCTAGTCGTACATTGTCAACAAAGTAGCTTGAGCCGGGAGCGTAAAGATACAGTTCAGCACGTTTAACCTGGCCTTTAGCTATATTGATTTGATTGTTGATTGTGGTCCAACGCCAGCTAGGCACATTATAGTTAATCACTTGAATCCAGTCAGTTTTATTATTGTCATAGA
It encodes:
- a CDS encoding DUF2244 domain-containing protein, translating into MVVVEQSKQVGQEIWLRSNQSLSWRGNLQVFGGLAVLSLLIAVGFALVGAWVVLPFAGIELACLAIALYYTAWQASRQQRIWLTIDQICVEKGRRRLEQRYVLQREWTTVQVFRSAHGGSVGEVSLCYRNQIIPVGEFLNQADRALLVEHLKQNGLSIEIHHT
- a CDS encoding DUF503 domain-containing protein, whose amino-acid sequence is MVIQLLTLFFHLPGCRSLKEKRSRLGGLKDKFGRVTNVAITESDFHDLHQQAEWSVIIMAKDQSTVDRIIAQLELTIDQLDVLLIKITRERL
- a CDS encoding ABC transporter substrate-binding protein; this translates as MKNIKVSFVIIPVIVLLIISIGLAVWVGGKKRCFYVASYHKGYPWQDGLTAAVEKNLAGYCRLKSFYLDTIRQSSELNKQTMAHQAWAIIQDWQPHIIIASDDNASKYLVKPYLKDSQTPVVFCGVNFSAEKYGYPYPNVTGMVEFEPIRPMLVQLKKIRPSIKQGMMIAAHRITNEKLHKHLVELASEFGVTFDIRWVNNFQQFTTVFADSQKYDFIYVPNNHDINNWDDSLAREFIQAANITTITVSTARWMQPFVMLSFFHLPEEQGRYAANTALKIMAGASPADITIATNKDWRVATNQALLDKIQLKLPDNFKHFIEVEK